The genomic stretch CGGGAGAGAGGCGCCTCTTCTTGGCCCTCGGGGAGCCCTTTCTTTCTTCAAAGGGGAGGCTGCTCCCGCTGGTCACCTCCCCGGTCTGTGGAGCCGGCGTGGAGGTGACCAGGGGCGCGGCCTCCCATTCAAAAGTTCGATGGAGGTCCAAGGAGCAGGCCGAAGCCTCAACGCAGAAAGTGCGGTTGGGGTTCGAGGGAGACGGCGGCGGCGTATGTGTGAACGTCTCGCTCTCAATAAAGCTTTTCCACAGCGGCGTCAGCCTCTCGGCCTCAACGGTGGACGGAAGCCGAAGAGTCCTGAGAGGAGTTGGGTtcgccgctgctgccgccgccagCCTCTGTGCTATTGCCTCACACTCCTCGGCGAAGGCGCTCCGATAGTCTCCGGGAGTCTCCGGGAAGAACGaccgaggaggaggagatgggctTCTGCGCGACCGTGTCGACGCCTCCTTTCCCGGACTCTCCATTTCACCTCAGAGCAACCGTTTCCCTCAGAAGCGCTTTCGTTTCGCCCGCCTCGCTCTCATTGACCCAAACCGAACCAATCGGGAGCCAGGGTTGGTGTGCGCCTGCGCGGGACCTCCTTTTCCCCCTACTGAGCGAGATGGTATGGCCCAACCCGCCGCCGCCCTCTTCCTCTTACGGGACATTCCATTTGCCTGCTGGGGAGCGGCACCCGTTCTCCCAGCCGACAAATGGAATGTCCCATTAGAGGAAGGCGGCGGTGGCAAATTGGGCCATACCATCTCGCCCAATAGGGGTGTTAGTACGTGTGTACCTCCACAAGCTAGCTTAAAAGTCACAGAGGGTTCAATATTTAATTAACTCCCCTTTTCTTTTGTTAATTTGACAATActagctgctttgagttcccttcggggagataaagtgggatataaataatcatcataatcattgggTTAATGTGAGTATTCCAAGCtgcatggacatgttccagaagcattctctcctgacgtttcacacacatctccaaaatcagtacaataaataaagaacacccagaatatgggaattccagataagaaacaatcaggaccagttaatatctacctcccaacaaaagaatgCCCCAGAGAgggaacagccaggctttgaagctgtgaggctattcaatgctgatcaatgtGATAAATTTCACACTGGCCTCAGGCAGactagaattctttctcccactgtgaacattccagatatataaaccctgcttgcctagtttccaatatatctcacatctgaggatgcctgctataagatgtgggcaaaacgtcaggaaagaatgccaacctcccattcttgggcaaggtgctggagcgggtggttgccacgcagctccagggtttctcgatgacaccgattttctggaccgctcgcagtctggcttcaggcctgggcacagcaccgagacggctttggtcaccttggtggatgacctccgcagggagctggacagggggagtgtgaccctgctggttctcctggatatctcagcggctttcgataccatcgaccatggtatccttctggggcggctctccgggatggggctcgggggcacagttttgcagtggctccagtccttcctggagggccattcccagatggtgaagctggaggacacctgctcggacccctggccattgacctgtggggttccgcaggggtctatcttatcccccatgctatttaacatctacatgaaaccgttgggagaggtcatctggagttttggagggcgttgccatctctacgcagatgacacgcaaatccactactcatttccatctgattccaaggaagcccctcggatgctgaaccagtgcctggccgctgtggtggactggatgaggaagaacaagctgagaatcaatcccgacaagacagaggccctcctggtcagtcgtgcggcagatcggggtattgggtggcaacctgtgctggacggggttgcactccccctgaaatcataggtccgcagtttgggggtcctcctggattcagcgctgacgcttgaagcacaggtgtcggcggtggccgggagggcctttgcacaactcaaacttgtgcgccaactgcgaccatacctcgtgaagtctgacttgaccacggtggtccatgccttagttacctctagactggactactgtaatgcactctacgtggggcttcccttgaagaccgcccggaaattacaattggtccaacgctcggctgccagattaataacgggcaaattacagggagagatccactcccttgtttaaggagctccactggctgccgttcatcttccggtcccaattcaaggtgcagaccatcatctataaagccctaaacggtttgggacccacctacctccgtgaccgtatctccttccataaacctgcccgttctttgcgatcatccggggaggccctgttatcaccattgcctatatcccaggcccgccttgtaagtacaagggagagggccttttctgctgtggccccccccgactgtggaactcactatctactgaaattaggcaagctcccactctgttagcttttaggaaagaattgaaaacatggctcttccgctgtgcttttggtgagtaatttctgttatagatctccgtattactcccctccgaacatctatcctctagattaccccttccaaatgtccctgcccatagtggagtacttctctgtccctctcactccgggttttatctctgtgttcacgcggcctgcccttgctttattgtttttttgatttcttgatgttctgtttattattatttattgtattttgaatggtgctatgatatgttgtttttatatcttattatgttgtattgctctgggcatggccccatgttagccgccccgagtccccattggggagatggtggcggggtataaatagttttattattattattattattattattattattattattattattctggaacatggccatacagacaagaaaattcacagcaacccagtgattttgccattttctttcgCGTGAGGAGCAACTtgcaaaactgcaagtcgcttctggtgtgagagaattggccatctgcaaggacgttgcctggggAACATTGCCCAGACGCTCGATGttttatcatctttgtgggaggcttttctcatgtcctcgcatgggagggtgaagctgacagagggagctcacctattCATCCTCGACCTGTCAGTCAGCtatcctgctgacacaagggtttaacccactgcgccactggaggctccattttggccatgaaagcctgcaaTAACAaccttttcccatgttttcaagatagaaccaattaggaagacatttataacccgggggaaaaattgtgttacataatgtagtaatataaaataatctatattatactgtatgttgttgttgtaagaGAACTGTTGCTGTATAGGCCTGAGTGCTGAATATTTGTTCTCATGAAAGTGGTATTTTCCTCAAACACCATCCAACTGGTGGGAGATCTAGCAAGCAGCACAGAGATTTCTTTCTACGGTTCTCCCAAACATCCCAGGAAAGCAGCCTATGACTGAGAGGACACAGACATGTCGGCTTCACAGTGGTTTAATATGAACAAGTCTTGGACATTACATTGGACAGTCAACTGAAGACATAAGATTGCTGAATTAGAAGCCCCacatcagtatatatatatatatatatgtacagcaGCAAGAGCCTTTGATCTTCTGACTTGTGCACCAAATGAAATAAAGGGTTTCACAAACCCACAGCGAATGCAGATTCACCAGGCAACAGCAGGAAACCGCCCTCCGATGAGAACGTGAGAACCTTTTCGACGGGAGCAACCTGCGCTGAGGCAGCATTTTCAGAATGAGTTGCTTTGGCAGCTGAGGAGAACAGTCTTCCCTGCTCTCCAATCACCCCACAAATGAAGAGTGCATTTCCATCGCTtccttccccccaaaaaacatgCAGGGTTTCATGTGCAGCTTCTCCTTCCTGCCCCCAGTGTCACACTCCATCGCCCATGCGGAACAGCGGAAGGTGCAGAAGAGGCAATGTTGAAGTCACTTTATTACTTGCCTTGGTACTCTACAttcccacatacatacatgctcTGTGAGAGTAACAGCGGCCCCTTGTTTGAATCGAGTGAAGACACCCTCATTCCCCGACATGCCTTTCGTGACACCCACAAGACCTCCAAAGCAgattaaatattaaaaaagagCAGAGAACTTTGCACCTTAACCCTCAGTGGGTGCCGACCCAATCCCCGAGGAAAGTTTCTGTGAACCATAGCGGAGGCTTGCCAAGGGACTCAAAAGGCAAGTTGCTAACCTCTCTAGCTTGGCGAGGCTCATTTGTGATATTCCCCGCCCCTGTCTGGAGTAACACTGCAACTTCAAGAATCAAGAACCGGCTAAAGAATCCAAGAAAGGCTTCATTTGCCCAGACTTCAACAAGCTTCCATTTTTGAGAATCCTCAACTTGTTTGCAGAGCCTTGTATATCCTAGAAGCAGCAGGAAAGTGCCTCTGGATAGGAAGTCCTTTCTACCTGTTGCCAACTCATCAAACTGAAAACATTCTAGGGGTAAGATTAGCAGCGAAGACCAGAAATACCAGGGATGATGGATTTGTGGACAACGGCCACTTGTAAACTCTTTGCAACTGCTCTCTCAAAGGTGCTTCcaagctttttttcttttctttttggtctACCATGCCCTCCTTTCCACAGGGTAAACATTTGCTGCTTTCTGCTATAATGGAGTAGAACGCTGAAGGGATCTTTACAATGGCTGAGGAAGGACCTTCATGATGCACGTGCTCTCTAGCTGCATACATGCACAGGCTTGAGACGGTCCCCCCATCCACACCTGCACACTGTCTCCCTCAGCCTCCTTTTCCCAGCAAGTTCTACGCATCCATCAACAGGTTCAGCTCTTTGCAGCTCCTCACCTTTTATACAGAGATCGAAGACAGACGGAACTCAACTCTGCTGCCTGACAAAGGGGATGTGGTGGTGTGGCAGGCAACACCGAACAAAAGTGGgcatggggaggggaggggaagaagttgagagagaaaaaagctggttcagaagaagagagtgtaAAAATAAACGTCATTTTTGCAGGGGTGGGGTAGGGGAGAGGAAAAAATGGAGGACACCGGGCTCCCCTATTGGCGGACCTTCCCTGGGACGTAATTCCTATCAATGATCTCCTCTTGCAGGAACATGTGTAAGCAGCGCTCGTTCTGTGCCAGCGGGTGTCCAGCGATTCTGCCAGGAACAAGGGGAAACAACACCATTGTTAGCAAATGGCTACCTCGTAGCACCAGGAAGAGAACAATCCTGTTTTAAGCATGAtgactgtcagaaatattaaaaattaactaggtattaattacaaaaatgtgagtcaagcactgaaagggttaaatggatgcaatgactcaggAAAAGCTGAAGTTCTGCATAAACAGGTGTGCCAGCAGTTTAGTAGGCCGCAGTCTGAAGAGAATGCAtcattgtgaggtaggcctctgTGTGAGAGAAGACccagtgagagaagcctcagtgttagTAGGCCCCATGTGAGAAGCTTCGGTAAGAGAAACCTTAGGTTAAAGGTCTCATGAGTTacgctccagtgtgaaggctgcggtgtgtaaagctactgtgtgaagctcctatgtacgtttggtgtgagaggaggctctgagaGTGAAGCAGTTATCTTTATGCAtaagaagcccagtgtggaagcaaagaaggaagtacagtagagtctcacttatccaacataaacgggccagcagaacattggataagcaaatatgttggataataaggagggattaaggaaaagcctattacacatcaaattaagttattttacaaattaagcactaaaacataagtttaacaacaaatttgacagaaaaagtagttcaatacgcagtaatgctatgtagtaattactgtatttacgaatttagcaccaaaatatcacaatgtattgaaaacattgactacaaaaatgcgttgggataatccagaatgttggataagcgaatgttggataagtgagactctactgtataaagaattttctttgtgttatggaaaccttgatCTTGTAAGTAGTGCAATCATATTTTTtactataaagaaaagcctcctaaggaagaaataacattggtctctgtgtttttgttctttttatcacttttggctactggtcaCACTGCTGGTAATAAGTTACTCTGCAATACATTTatgaggagggtcttttgttaataagcccactccctcaacaatgacaacaaaaacTGGCATTCCAAGGCATTCATGACAGGAGGCAGTAAGGGCCAGAGATTCTGCAACTCTGGGCAGCCATCTTTTCTTCATGCTTGCCACCAATTCCACTTCTCCAGAGCCTTCTGGGATACACATAAGAAACGGAGGGATAGAAAGTTTCTTCTTTTGACCCTTTGTGATTTTGGGTGGCTCTGTAGCATCATGTACTGAACAACATTAGAGACTGGGCCTACATCTTAGCTGAGAATCAGGCCTGGAAGACAGGTAGGAaggtctgtgtgtgcatgtgaataAGAGATCTCAATGAAGGCTCAAAGTGCTTCCGGAGTGCAGCACAAGACTACGAAATAAGGGAAGTAACCAGTTCTAGAGTCTGCTTGTGCTGTGAGGCTTCCATGACCATTAAAACCGTAGATCTTTACATACATGTATGTCACAGAGATACACGTTTTACATCTGAACTACTTTGCTCCAAACAAATCAGATTTTAGAATTTCGTAATGCACAGCAGAGGCCTTGTACAAATCTCCAGAAGGGAGAAAAACAGATTGCTGAATCACAGATTTGTGTGGTTGAGGAAGTGGGTGCAGCCTTACTTCCCCTCAGTCAGGGAAGGCAGAAGCCAAAGCATGTTAAGAAGCCCTGCCCAGAGGAAGTTTGCCTTACTTGTTTATGAACTGTTCTAAGCCCTGTCTTCGTTCTTCTATGAAGGACTCCTCAAAGATGCCCTCATCTCCTCGGAAAGGGAGCTGGCGTTTCAAGGCTTTGCCAGGCAGTGGAGGCACTACAATCTGAAAGGGAAGAGCATCGTATTAGGGTGAGCGGTGACACTCTGACCGCTGCTTCTCCCTACAGAGAAGAGATCAGGGGAGGTATCTCTGCCACACTGATCTCTACTGAAAACCAGTAGTGGGAATTGAAGGAGAGCCAGAGCTGATACTCATCCCATCATACCCACCTTACTGTCACGTTCCAGCTCATTTTTCAGCCACTCAAAGTCACTGTATCGCCGCCTCACGCAGGACTCTTTCAGTTTGAAGATAGGCAGGTTTGTCTGCAAGGAGAAAAAAACGTTACCACCACAACTCGATTAGCAAACTCTTCAATGGCGAGGGTCCGTATTACAAAGTCGTTTTATGCTCCCAGACCTCTTTCCCCCCTCATTTTTTGTCTAGCTGGATGGGTTGTTAACAGCATTGGGAAGATTGCTGAAGGAAAGCAGGAGAAACACAGTTTTGGTGGCAGACTGCAGTAAATCGCCTCTGGCTttaaaacaagaaacaaaacagTAACCTTTTTGTGGCATCTCCTTTGCATCAGCAACCCTTAGATTTTACATTTTTGTCACACAGAGAGGTCCCAACACAGAAAATTCTGGAAGCTCACTCTCTCCAGATTTCCCCCCACAGGGCAGCAGATCTTGTTTAGGGCCCACGCCCCTAGCAAGCCTTCCATCCTCTACTAGTCATGAGGGGGCTTTTTCCACGAGGAAAGGTCTAAAGAATAACTTCTTATGCCGCATCCTAGATCACAGATGATATCTGGAGAGTCAGGGCAACAAGGATATTGCTAGCCGAAGTAGAGGAGGGGATCTCTGTCatctttgtatgtatttttatcttttacaattttatcttgtaaatcgcctagagcatcttggatggagggcgattaataagtaattaaattatGATGTTGATGATCTTTGGACAGCCATGTTTTTGTCTTTGAGCTCACAAATGCCATCAAGTGTGAAATACACATAACTTAATTTATTCTGTGTAATAAATTATCCTGtcttccagtattaaaaaactctaaaatcaggacagtaaataaaaaataccaCTAAAAAACccaggaatttcagacatgaagcaattagagccagctaacaccggGAGCCCCGATGGCAGTgtgttaaaagcactgagctgctgaacttgtggaccgaaaggtcccaggttcaaatcccgggagcggagtgagtgcctgctgttgctccagcttctgccaacctagcagttcgaaaatatgccaatgtgagtagatcaataggtactgctccggcggaaaggtaatggcgctccatgcagtcatgctggccacatgaccttggaggtgtctacggaaaacgccgactcttcggcttagaaatggagatgagcaccaacccccagagtcggacacgactggacttaatgtcaactcccaacaaaggagtcccccaggcagtaagcagccagactttgaagctgaaaggctattcaatgctaatcaagatggccaattgcaacattcacacctgcctcaaagaaacaagagttctttctctctctctgaacattccacagatattcgCTTTgtacgcgatttcctgctacttggcagggggttggactggatggcccatgaggtctcttccaactctactattctatgattctatgatatataaaccccaattgcctaatttccaacagagctcacaacctctgaggacacctGCCTTAGATGCAGGGGAaacatcagaaaagaatgcttctggaacacggccatacagctcagaaaactcacagcaacccagtgattctggccatgaaagccttcaataacttaATGTTAGCCCTTTTCTCCCCAGGCAACCCAGCCAGCCAGTTGCAAACTGTCTGCAATCAGGACCCATAACATTAGTTGCCACATCTCTACATTCAATATTAagaagggggtgagacaacaggaagtgacagaaatctaccccttgaaagggaaatccactcctggaagagttattatcgtggggaaaaggggtctacactgaagctttatctccgatccttgtttccacaagccaaactgttcaaaatccaatgatcacagggatagGAAGTGAAGTGCAGTCTTCCTAAcggaggcacagacagcaaaacaaacaccacaggggtagtAATCCTTTCCTATGCTAGCCAAAACTaacatgtatgtgtgtttgtttggttggaattaaaaatgtacctattcctacatataaattcaactttaaaacaaacctgcagaacctatcttgcctgtaacttggggactgcctggacTCATTTCGCAATGGCACCAATCTACACAAGGGATCCACAGGTGTTTTTCAGGGTATCCCAACCAATTTCTCCAAGAGAAAAGAGAATGACAAACACCCCCCAAGAATTTGTCTACCAAATACTCCACTGCAGCTTTTGGCAAATGACACAGAGCTCTTTttacagagaaaaaaaaaacacaaaatgaaatgttttacaCAGATAACCAGCAAGCTGCACCAACAACCAGCGATTGTGGAGGAGGAATTGTCAAGTATTTCACACCCCTTTATCTCTCTGGTCGCTTGATTCTGTCTAGTGTGTATGAAGAGCCCAGGACTGGTTCAGCCAGCAGACCCAGGAAGGCTCCAGCTGCAGCCAACCCTTTGCTATGAAATGAGGCCTCATCTAGCAAGAGAACAGTTCAGGAAAGTTAAACTGTTACCAGCAGAGACAAGGTTATCAGTGCTGAACCTTCTGGAAAAGGCTTTCAATACAAATGTGGTTCTCCCACAAAACACAGGCCTCTGTTATCACCCAACAAGCAAAATGAAGCCTGAATAGATAACACAACGCCCATTTACTCCCCATGTCTTGCATTCTTTTCCACCAACTTCAACTTTGAGGGTGGCATtccctctccttttctgtagAGACCAATACAGCACTGGAAATTAATATAAAGGCTACCTTCATAcaatatacagacagtccccaagttacagaaaTCCAACTTGCATCcggctcctagttaagaatggggctgagacaacaggaagtgagaagaatCTACATCTAAGAagtgaaatccactcctggaagaggtaTTATCCTgtggaaaaggggtctccactgaagcttcatctccaatccttgtttctacaaaaagccaaattttccaaaatccaattctcacagggacagaaagtgaggtggaaatgTCTAAACAGGGGAAcaagacagcaaaggaaacaccactgggctgttaacccttctctatggtCTCAAAAacttggctgaagttacactttaaaaatgcacctattccaacttacaaacaaatccaacttaacaacaaagctacaggacctatcttattcgtaacttggggactgcctgaatGCCTATTTGGCAGTAAGTCCATGTAAACTCAATATGGCTTCTTTCCAAGAAGACTGGGCTCCACCTGTAACCCAATGTTTTCCAAACGTTAGTCTTCCaacttgttttggacttcagctcccaaaattcctggctGGGGGTTCTGGACATTGGAGTTGCATTTAGCGCTCTAGAAAGGGGAGGCTATGGCTGGTAGGGGGACGATGGTTGTTGTAATTGAACTCTCCCTCTTGGAAGGGGAAACCATAGCTGATGGTTGCTGTGGTCCAAACCTCTCTCTGAAAGGCGAAACCAGGTCTAGTGGGGGGataatcataacaataataataatgtattatcgaaggctttgatggccggaatcactgggttgctgtgagttttccatgctgtatggctgtgttccagaatcagccaggctttgaagctgcaaggcatttcaatactaatcaaggtgattaattgcaacatttacacttgcctccaacagataagagttccttctcccaccgtggacattccacagatattccaccccacttgccttgtttccaacagacctcataaccaggagagaaagcttctggaacatggtcatactgcctagaaaactcacagcaacccaataataataataataatggccattGTAGCCTACCTTTCCCTCCAAGAATGGGAATGCCATGCTTGTTGGGTGGATGATGGCTTTTGTAATCTTATCCTCCCTcccctggagtagaacaactactttcaaagtaagtatagtgttccctcactacttcgcggttcactttttgcagattcgctgttttgcggtttttcaataaactctaaaaggctattataaattttaaaaaaattacaatttacagcctaaagaagggaggaaggagaagccaaaaggagcccaagtggcaacgggaggagaaggaggcgatttatcaagacacaattggttgataaagacttaaaatagtgtataactactaaaataatgtataaatattaaaataaatatagtgtccctactttgtggattttcacttattgctggtggttctggaacctaaccccagcgataagtgagggaacactgtaccgcTCAATTAAAGacgaaataacactttcaaaccagaaactgattttttttccaaattttgttacatagtgtaatggctGCTGTAACCAAATCTCCCAAAATGGGAAGGCATGGCTGGTGGGGGCATAATCCACCCTTCCCTCCCCCAAATGGAGGTTTAAGTGGGTGGATGATGGCTGTTGGAGTTCCCTTTCTAAAACTGGAACCTCCAAAGAAGGGACAATGGCTGTTGTAACCCAACTCCCCATCAGAAAAGGAGAAGCCAAACCTAGTGAGAGGAAAGGGTGGGCAGCTATTAATATGGTGGTTGCTGTCGTCTAACTCTCCCGGAATGGGAAGCAGTGGCTGGTGGATAATTGTTCCTACAGTCCAAGTCTCCCACCCAGAATAGGGTCTCTAGTAGGTGGGTGATGGCTCTTGCAGTTCAATCCTCCTGGAATAGGAAGCCATAGCTGGAGTGGGCGGGATAATGGGACGTTACCATCCATCCCTTCCCTCGCAGAATGGGAAGACATGGTTTGTGAGGGAATGATGGcatttgtagtccaacacatcccTCCCAGAATGGGGTTTAAGTGGGGGGTGACAGCAATTGTAGCCCTGCCCTTTCCTCACAGAATGGGGCTCAATGGAGGGGGTGATAGCAGTTGTAGTCCAACCTTTCTCTCCCTGAATGGGGCCTAATGGGGGATGGTTGCAATTCTAGTCCAGCCCTTCTCTCCCAGAACGGGGTTTAATGGAggggatgatttatttatttattattatttattagcaccatttatatcctgcccttttcgccctgaagggggctcagggcggtttacaagtatatatacatacaatatattatattatacagtagagtctcacttatccaacattctggattatccaacgcatttttgtagtcaatgttttcaatacatcatgatattttggtgctaaatttgtaaatacagtcattactacatagcattactgcatattgaactactttttatgtcaaatttgttgtataatgatgtattggggcttaatttgtaaaatcataacctaatttgatgtttaatatgcttttccttaatccctccttattatccatcatattcgcttatccaacattctgccggcccgtttatgttggataagtgagactctactgtacgactgtattgcaatattattagtaatattgcatgtaatataaatatacaattataatagtgaattataattattattacattgtattacaccataatattattattaatattacatgtatatctaatatagtataatattagtatagtatagtataatattattatatcattaaattgatacaggagacatggtggaaaggtatcttcctggccccgccttcttaattctgctccagaatggcagttagacctgggggggggggggagggggagtgctCAAATGATGGCATTTGTAGTCCAACTCTTCCCTCACAGAAGGGGACTTAATGGAGAGAATGAT from Anolis carolinensis isolate JA03-04 unplaced genomic scaffold, rAnoCar3.1.pri scaffold_12, whole genome shotgun sequence encodes the following:
- the snx12 gene encoding sorting nexin-12 translates to MSEATVADTRRLNSKPQDLTDAYGPPSNFLEIDIFNPQTVGVGRARYTSYELRMRTNLPIFKLKESCVRRRYSDFEWLKNELERDSKIVVPPLPGKALKRQLPFRGDEGIFEESFIEERRQGLEQFINKIAGHPLAQNERCLHMFLQEEIIDRNYVPGKVRQ